In a single window of the Nicotiana tomentosiformis chromosome 8, ASM39032v3, whole genome shotgun sequence genome:
- the LOC138897342 gene encoding uncharacterized protein, translated as MVANISISQLHQKVERIDKLREEVNMTKVETLGWKEGMDLFAAENETALSQLSLTEGQLRGMEEKSSIQAKKIEELEARLASELAKAKSEAEKAKAEAETIVVVYQDDVEAAQVQEREASETAQTLAHWIAELAKCQSRRETLKEFHARGFDLTDEIIKAREHEADVGALASSDDNDDAESKSRSESGRGGGDLDGEEAASGEN; from the coding sequence atggtggctaatatttcaatctcacagctgcatcagaaggtcgagaggatcgaTAAGCTTCGCGAGGAGGTCAATATGACGAAGGtagagaccttggggtggaaagaaggaatggaccTCTTTGCTGCAGAAAATGAGACTGCTTTATCCCAATTGTCATTGACCGAAGGTCAGCTTCGAGGCATGGAGGAGAAAAGCTCAATTCaagcaaagaaaatagaggagctcgaggctcggttggcttccgaacttgcaaaggccaaatctgaagccgaaaaggcaaaggctgaGGCTGAGACGATCGTGGTTGTTTACCAGGACGATGTtgaagccgctcaagtacaaGAGAGAGAGGCATCCGAGACTGCTCAAACGCTagcacattggattgctgaacttgccaaatgccaatctcggagggaaaccctcaaagagttccacgctcgaggtttcgatcttactgacgagataataaaggctagagagcatgaagctgaTGTTGGAGCACTGGCCTCCTCCGATGATAATGATGACGCCGAGAGCAAGAGCAGGTCCGAGagtgggaggggggggggggaccttgatggagaagaagctgcctccggagaaaattag